The Theobroma cacao cultivar B97-61/B2 chromosome 1, Criollo_cocoa_genome_V2, whole genome shotgun sequence genome contains the following window.
atcaaaataaagaagaaagacgTAAAACTTTCAACTCCATGAATACGACAAAAGCTTACCACCATGTCTCTCTGTTGAACCCCCCTGAGCACCAAAGCCTCGAACATCAGAAACCGTAACACCACGAATACCCATTTTCAGAAGAGCCTTTGTTTTcagaaaagaaaccaaaaattaGATCCAACAAGGGTGTTTGCCCATCTCCTGAGTAACACGAAGGGgcttgaaacaaaaataaacacaGGCTTAAAACTTCAAGACTACGACAAGCATAATTGTTTGATGAAGAAGCCTTGGTTAGGCCAAACAATCTGGGCTCTTCAATATCAACCAAAATGCATTTACACTTTTATAACACAGTAAGTCTAATCAACTAATCTTTTGAAACAGTGACAATGTAGGCTTGAACTTCATGTGACTATTCTTGAAGTCATGAGAAGGAATATCAAACACGAGTAAGTAGCAATGCATTTTTTTGTGATAATATGGCTTTATCACCTTGCGGTCCAAAACTTCCCCAATTCTGATTGAACCACTCCCCCAGCTTATGCTAACACACAATCCAATCTCTGCAGTATGAACTATTCCCTTGCCATTAATACATGGGTACTCTTCTGCCAAGGCATTGCCTTTACTTCGAGAGTATTGGAAGAATTCTTCACAATCGTAACAATCTTTTCTATTGATGGTATACTTGAACAAGGAATAGAGAAAGTAATGCTCGAAATTAGTACTAGTATACTAGAGAGAGACCAAAGGCGCAAATTTTAAGTAACATTTGCTACATACATTGTTACGACATTTTAGTACTATATACTGACAGTACAGTAACACAAACCGAAATCTAGTTATAAATTACTATGCATACATCAGTTGTGAAGTCTAGGAGCTCTTACCGACGAAACCTGCTGGATTCGCCAGGGCCTATTCCGTTCAAAAATTCAgcataagcaaaagaaagcAGAATAAAATTAGATAAACTAAACTGACAAACTGATTAAGCCGCACGTTctcaaaagagaaaagaaaaagaatataatgAACAACACCTGATAATGGCTTCCactttataaaattttgaatcgGGGGTATAATCTACCAGCAATGAAAATACAAAACTCAGTAAATTGGAGGCATCCGTGATGCATTTGATACTCCGCTGTAGGAAAAAAATTACAGTAGaagtaaataaacataaagGTATATTTCAGCTTGCTAAGCTATCCATTCATACCAGGAGAACTTTGGGCTCTGATTACAGGAAGAATTGAAGCGTTTCTCGGGTGTTTCAGGGTGACATTAAGCTTAGATAAACGAGAATCTCTAAAGCTGGGAAGTACAGAACTATAAATGAGAGGATAGTCGTTGCGATGAGAAGGAGAATGAAGAGGAGTAAGCGAGTTTGCTTTTGCTATAGCAGCCATGTTTGGCCGTTGAAGaacagaaaaaagaagaaaggtgGCTTTTGGGCACCGTGCAGCAGAACCTCGTAATTAACGCAATGCTGTCAGCTTAGGCTTTTGAGTAAACGCTTGATGTTGAAGCCTTGGAAAGCACTTTATGTAGATGGGCTACGGAAAAGAAGCCCATTGAAGGAAAGCTGGACTAACGCGTCCATACAAATACTATCAAGCCTAGCCCTGCTAGGTCTGCTTTGA
Protein-coding sequences here:
- the LOC18613760 gene encoding nitrogen regulatory protein P-II homolog isoform X1; this translates as MAAIAKANSLTPLHSPSHRNDYPLIYSSVLPSFRDSRLSKLNVTLKHPRNASILPVIRAQSSPDYTPDSKFYKVEAIIRPWRIQQVSSYTINRKDCYDCEEFFQYSRSKGNALAEEYPCINGKGIVHTAEIGLCVSISWGSGSIRIGEVLDRKALLKMGIRGVTVSDVRGFGAQGGSTERHGGSEFSEDKFVSKVKMEIVVSKDQVEAVIDKIIEEARTGEIGDGKIFLVPVSDVIRVRTGERGEKAERMTGGRADMSATALS
- the LOC18613760 gene encoding nitrogen regulatory protein P-II homolog isoform X2 gives rise to the protein MAAIAKANSLTPLHSPSHRNDYPLIYSSVLPSFRDSRLSKLNVTLKHPRNASILPVIRAQSSPDYTPDSKFYKVEAIIRPWRIQQVSSALLKMGIRGVTVSDVRGFGAQGGSTERHGGSEFSEDKFVSKVKMEIVVSKDQVEAVIDKIIEEARTGEIGDGKIFLVPVSDVIRVRTGERGEKAERMTGGRADMSATALS